In one window of Canis lupus baileyi chromosome 12, mCanLup2.hap1, whole genome shotgun sequence DNA:
- the BUB1 gene encoding mitotic checkpoint serine/threonine-protein kinase BUB1, producing MDNPENVFQMFEAHMQSYKGDDPLGEWESYMQWVEENFPENKEYLTTLLEHLMKEFLDKKKYHNDPRFINYCLKFAEYNSDLHQFFEFLYNHGIGTMSSPLYVAWAGHLEGQGELQHASAVFRRGLQNQAEPRELLQQHYRLFQARLTETHLPTQVRTSEPLHNTQILNQMMTSKSNPGNNSACISKNQGSEVSGVMSSACDKESKKEQRVILISKSGYSAQASAAARTDVQQVVMYCKEKLIRGESEFSFEELRAQKYNQRRKHEQWVNEDRHYMKRKEANAFEEQLLKQKMDELHKKLYQVVETSQENLPEFQERSEVNPASMGPSVSSQQELRVPSLPAINHETSKNIGEKPREATPVIPPMANAVTAAFVSPAISQSLFPPVPLPAQPVTDSMFTEARKDARCVTKSTHEFKPQSGAEIKEGSETHKVVNAGSFHTTPNTSLGTVQATPSRVQPSPTVHTKEALGFIMNMFQAPTLPDISDDKDEWPSLDQNEDAFEAQFQKNASSSGAWGVNKIISSLSSAFPVFEDGNKENYGLPQPKNKPAGARTFGERSVSRFLSKPNEVPHTEEFSDDSTVWGVRCNKTLAPSPKSPGHFTAAAQLASTPFHRPPTDLVPALEDKENVAARECTHVTLDSREENVEPSKERKFSPIQEKSLEPAFPTAVSSASLLHVSQPAAGGMLTSEVAQSLEACKLTDPNLAIAEDPPDASAGHQAERMQTSSLENVYAPNFTVENPWDDELILKLLSGLSKPVRSYPNTYEWQCKLPAIKPKTEFQLGSLLVYVDHLLGEGAFAQVYEVTHGEVNDTKNKQKFVLKVQKPANPWEFYIGTQLMERLKPSMRHMFIKFYSAHLFQNGSVLVGDLYSYGTLLNAINLYKNTPEKVMPQALVLSFAIRMLCMIEQVHDCEIIHGDIKPDNFILGSRFLEQDGEDDDISAGLALIDLGQSIDMKLFPKGTTFTGKCETSGFQCIEMLSNKPWNYQIDYFGVAATVYCMLFGTYMKVKNEGGVWKPEGLFRRLPHLDMWSEFFHIMLNIPDCHHLPSLDLLKQNLKKTFQQHYSSKIKTLRNRLIVLLLEYKRSRK from the exons GCTGAGTACAACAGTGATCTTCATCAGTTCTTTGAGTTTCTGTACAACCATGGGATCGGGACCATGTCATCTCCTCTCTATGTAGCCTGGGCAGGGCATCTGGAAGGTCAGGGAGAGCTGCAGCATGCCAGTGCTGTGTTTCGAAGAGGACTTCAAAACCAGGCCGAACCAAGAGAGCTGCTGCAACAACACTACAG GTTATTTCAGGCACGCCTCACCGAAACGCATTTGCCAACTCAAG TAAGAACCTCAGAACCTCTGCATAATACTCAGATTTTAAACCAAATGATGACATCAAAATCAAATCCAGGAAATAACTCAGCCTGCATTTCTAAGAATCAG GGTTCAGAAGTTTCTGGGGTAATGTCTTCAGCTTGTGATAAAGAGTCAAAAAA GGAACAAAGGGTGATCCTGATTTCTAAATCAGGTTATTCTGCACAAGCATCTGCAGCAGCCAGAACTGATGTTCAGCAGGTTGTTATGTATTGCAAGGAGAAGCTTATTCGTGGAGAATCAGAATTTTCCTTTGAAGagctgagagcccagaaatacaaTCAACGGAGAAAACATGAACAGTGGG taAATGAAGACAGACattatatgaaaagaaaagaagcaaatgcTTTTGAAGAACAACtgttaaaacagaaaatggatgAACTTCATAAGAAATTGTATCAGGTGGTGGAGACTTCCCAGGAGAATCTGCCTGAGTTCCAGGAAAGGTCTGAG GTTAATCCAGCATCTATGGGGCCAAGCGTAAGCTCCCAGCAGGAACTGAGAGTTCCGTCTCTTCCAGCCATCAATCATGAGACCTCAAAGAACATAGGAGAGAAACCCAGAGAGGCGACTCCTGTTATTCCTCCTATGGCAAATGCTGTCACTGCTGCTTTCGTGTCCCCAGCCATCAGCCAGAGTCTGTTTCCTCCTGTTCCTTTGCCAGCTCAACCAGTGACAGACTCCATGTTTACAGAGGCCAGAAAAGATGCCAG ATGTGTGACTAAAAGTactcatgagttcaagccacagAGTGGAGCAGAGATAAAAGAAG GGTCTGAAACACATAAGGTTGTTAACGCAGGTTCTTTTCATACAACTCCAAACACGTCGCTGGGAACGGTTCAGGCGACCCCATCCAGGGTGCAGCCATCACCCACCGTACACACAAAAGAAGCATTAG GTTTCATCATGAATATGTTTCAGGCTCCTACACTTCCTGATATTTCTGATGACAAGGATGAATGGCCATCTCTAGATCAAAATGAAGATGCATTTGAGGCCCAGTTTCAAA AAAATGCAAGTTCTTCTGGGGCTTGGGGAGTCAATAAGATCATCTCCTCTTTGTCATCTGCTTTTCCTGTGTTTGAAGatggaaacaaagaaaattatgg ATTACCACAGCCTAAAAATAAACCCGCAGGAGCCAGGACCTTTGGAGAACGCTCTGTAAGCAGATTTCTTTCAAAACCCAAT GAAGTACCTCACACTGAAGAGTTTTCCGATGACTCAACTGTCTGGGGTGTCCGCTGCAACAAAACCCTGGCACCCAGTCCGAAGAGCCCTGGACACTTCACAGCTGCCGCACAGCTTGCATCCACACCTTTCCACAGACCACCAACAGATTTAGTACCTGCTCTGGAGGATAAAG AAAATGTGGCAGCAAGAGAGTGTACCCATGTGACTTTGGATTCTCGTGAAGAAAACGTAGAACCCTCAAAAGAGAGAAAGTTCAG TCCAATTCAAGAGAAAAGCCTAGAGCCAGCATTCCCTACAGCTGTATCTTCGGCATCCCTGCTCCATGTGAGCCAGCCTGCTGCAGGTGGCATGCTGACGAGTGAGGTAGCACAGAGTCTTGAGGCTTGTAAACTCACAGACCCTAACCTCGCCATTGCAGAAGATCCACCAGATGCCAGCGCTGGGCACCAAGCAGAACGGATGCAGACTAGTTCACTTGAGAATGTCTATGCTCCAA ACTTTACTGTTGAGAATCCATGGGATGATGAGTTGATTCTCAAACTTTTATCTGGGCTTTCTAAACCAGTGAGATCCTATCCAAATACTTATGAATGGCAGTGTAAACTTCCAGCCATCAAGCCCAAGACTGAGTTTCAACTGG GTTCCTTGCTGGTCTATGTCGATCACCTTCTTGGAGAAGGGGCCTTTGCCCAAGTCTATGAAGTTACCCATGGAGAGGTGAATGAtaccaaaaataaacagaaatttgttttaaag GTCCAGAAGCCCGCCAACCCCTGGGAGTTCTACATTGGGACCCAGCTGATGGAGAGATTAAAGCCGAGCATGCGACACATGTTCATCAAATTCTATTCTGCCCACTTATTCCAGAATGGCAGTGTGTTAGTAGGAGATCTCTACAGCTATGGCACGTTGCTA AATGCTATTAACCTCTATAAAAACACCCCAGAAAAAGTGATGCCTCAAGCTCTAGTCCTCTCCTTTGCGATCAGGATGCTCTGCATGATTGAACAAGTGCATGACTGTGAAATTATTCATGGAGACATTAAGCCAGACAATTTCATACTTGGGAGCAG ATTTTTGGAACAGGATGGTGAAGATGATGATATATCTGCTGGCTTGGCACTGATTGACCTGGGTCAGAGTATAGATATGAAACTTTTTCCCAAAGGAACTACATTTACAGGAAAGTGTGAAACATCTGGTTTTCAGTGTATTGAGATGCTCAGTAACAAACCATGGAACTACCAG ATTGATTACTTTGGAGTTGCTGCAACAGTGTACTGCATGCTTTTTGGCACTTAcatgaaagtgaaaaatgaaggAGGAGTCTGGAAGCCTGAAGGGCTTTTTAGGAG GCTTCCTCATCTGGACATGTGGAGTGAATTTTTTCACATCATGTTGAACATACCAGATTGTCATCATCTTCCATCTTTGGATTTGTTAAAGCAAAAtctgaagaaaacatttcaacAACACTATTCAAGCAAGATTAAGACCCTACGTAATAGGCTGATTGTACTGCTCTTAGAATATAAGcgttctagaaaataa